A stretch of DNA from Odontesthes bonariensis isolate fOdoBon6 chromosome 5, fOdoBon6.hap1, whole genome shotgun sequence:
taagggaaaaaaaacagattaattTAAAAGGGAACCATCTGTGAAGTGTTGTGGACACGTGATTCTGTAAGACATACCTCCTTACTGAACATGGCATCAGATAGTTTAGGTCTCGTCTTGCCTTCATCTGTTCGAAATAAATGATTCATTGTGATAGTGTGTAAAAAGGAAGAACAATAGATGTTAAAATGACTTAAGCGCTAACCTTTAAGGGAAACAAAAATTTCTTTGACGAAATTTGATGGAAATGCCCCCACTTTGCCATTTTTCAGCCCCATCCACCATCCGTCTTCAATCTGTCATAGAAGTAATAAGTAAGAACAGAAACGAGTCAATCTTTTCCTGAAAAGCATCATGTCGCCACTCTTAACACTTTTAATATCCTGTAGGTATTGCAGCGATTGAAATCAGTTTGTGTAAGATGTCTATCAGAGCTCGTTAGTTCAGTTTTAGTAAGGCTGTCATTTTAAACCACGAGGAAAACCTGCTTCTTTATACCTTGCCAGTAATGGAAAAAGAGAATCGGCCAATAAATACCAATGAAAGTTGGCTGAGAAAATGCTTCTGCTACACCCAGATTTGAGTATTGTGCTTGTGTTTTGGCTTCTGGAACTGGCttttttttcctggacaactaaatggctttttttttttttttcagccactAATCAGCTGTAGTTTGCTGGCCAAGGAAATCTAATACTGTTTCTTCAAAGCACTTGAGACAGGATGAAAGCGATGAGACCTCTTTACCTCTCCGATGATCTCTACTGTCTCGCCAAGAGCCAGTTCCATCTCGTCCTCATTCTGGGGAGTGTAAGCATAGGCTACCTCGCATTTTCTTATCTGTTTCATCTTCTTTGCTGAAAAACAAGAGGTTAACAGTCAGCGCACATTAAGAGACTGATGTAAATTTTGTAATCTCATCCCTCGAAGTCACCGTTTGTTTTTATCTGCTCAATTTTCATGCAGTACATTTGGGCTTTGTGTGACCAGGATGTGGTCAATATATATATTCACAGTTGGCTTGCTGACTTCACTATTTATACTGTATGACTAAATGGACCAGAGcaaatttttattctattcgcttgtttttctgtacactgttgcaacacaataatttcccaaattgggatgaataaagtatctatctatctatctatctatctatctatctatctatacttAAACACCTTTTTTACATTATGCAAGAAACTCAAACCAAATTAACCAGGAAATCGCTTTGTTGAATATTGTAGCTGACTTGAATTGATGAGTGTTTTGCTTAAAGAATAAGTCAAATTAATTGCAATTAAGAGTTTTATTCACAATATTTGGGAAGAAATCATTCTACCTGGGTTCAAATTGTGCGTCATTTTGTACGGTATGTATTGTCTTACTACATTTTTGGATAATAACAGGTAGAacacaaagaaattaaaagaatgATACTTTTTCTGAAACTTCTTGGTTCCCTCTTGTTGTCACCGATCAAATACACTGGCACCTCCTGCAATGAAAAGCCAAAAAACGAGACCTATGTAACTGACATTGATGAACACAATTGCACATAAATAGGCAGCAAACACTAAAAACGTAGGCAGACCTTGACAAAGTTGGCAGGGAAGATGCCTCTTTTCCCCCTCAGCTCCCCCTGAAGCCATCCATCCTCGCTGGCCTTGCTGACGTTTTTGACCACATCCCCCGTCCTCACTGTGAGCTCGTCACCCATGGTGCCCTCAAAGTCGATCAGCACCAGCACCTCTGCAGTGCATCCATAAATGGGGCAGAAAATTAGATGCTTTGCACAAAGATTGGTGCCTTTCAAGTAGTGCATCATGACATTTCAAAACCAAGACAAACCACAAGGCACTGCAGTCTATTCTGGAACATAGGTTATGACAGACCAACTTGACAGTTTTCTTTTGTCACCAGTCATTCCTTCAAAAATATGTTTCGTGCCTGAACTTTTGAAGCCTAACAAAGCGCATTAAGTAAAAGTCGGCAAGGGTTCAGTTAAAGGTCTTAGTGACAGAAAAAATGCTCTTTGGATCCTTACTAAAAACAAGCTTgccaacaatatttcaacaaacgaAAATATAACATGCTCAGTCTATGCAAAGCTGCATAGTTGTATTCATACACAGATGCTTTAATTTTGTTTGCATTTCAGATTAAAATACTCATCAAATCAGAAATATTTCTAGCAGATGTAAAGCAGCTAATTTCATGTCAACACtcagctgtttttctttgtgtttaaagTTAACCCCAGTGTTCAAGAAATGTCGCCAGTATACTAGCAATGCCGACTCACCCatggtatttttttctttgttctccgTCTGATTTCAAAGTGTAATTCCTTCACAATGCAGGAAACCAACTCTCAAGAAGAAGGAGAACTGAAAGAGTGGTTCTGTTGTCTGACTGTCTGAGAGATACGGAGGCCAAGGACCTTGTTCCTGCTTGTCAAATATTAACATTGAGCAATTTTTCCTGGGGCTAGTCATGGCAAGTCAACAGCAAGGAGTAGGACGGGCCACAATGTGCAGAGTGtgagagaaggaggagaaagtttgagaaaaaaacaggTACGACAGGTTTGCTGGGGAAACAAAGCTCATAGTAAAGTGGTTCATGACAATAAGTAGCCTAATTTTAGCAATCAAATGATTTAAAGCTCAAAAGTCTGATGTCCAATGtatttccttttattttatCTTCTCTAATGGCCCCATTTCTACTGAATTTAAACTAAATGTACAAGCACAAAAGATGTCTAAACATTTATAGTCTAACGTGCTTGGGTAGAAAATAAAGCTGTACTTTAGCTGCTTTTTATTGGATGCAATTATAGTAATGCAGATCTTTTCCCCATATAATACCTCATCATGCTTTGTCATGATATAAGGAGACTTCCttgagttaaagggataatccggcgtaaaatgcactttagatcaatatacgggatgttgggagtacatacgttgagttgacatcaaaatcatgtcattcggatgtgttttgagaatttcgatttgaccgtttttagccaaaagtcgttagcctggaagtgatgggggcatcgagtatcgccgctacaaaacgctatttttatacctcttctacagctccaaacaacataacacttacatggtagtgagtagagggtccctaaagccaaaccgaagtgtcccgaggtcttcatgtggtcggatatagagtccagaatgaatttaatcaagtcagtacctttccggaaatgttgctgctgcagctgccgcttaagaccgtggtgaagttggtttgatattggtttgaaaaaaaagacaccttatttccttattgtgaatatctgtcagaaaatccaatatcaaaccaacttcaccacggtcttaagcggcagctgcagcagcaacatttccagaAAGGTACTgacttgattaaattcattctggactctatatccgaccacatgaagacctcgttcgggcggtttggctttagggaccctctactcactaccacgtaagtgttatgttgtttggagctgtagaagaggtataaaaatagcgttttttagcggcgatactcgatgccctcatcacctccaggctaacgacttttggctaaaaacggtcaaatcgaaattctcaaaacacatccgaatgacatgattttgatgtcaactcaacgtatgtactcccaacatcccgtaaattgatctaaattgCATTTTacgccggattatccctttaagcactTCCTCCACTTCACTGTTGAATGTTTGCAGTTGATCATCTAAATTAAATCCTCATATTGTGCAGGATTTGACATTTTGGTCTTTTACACTGTATGCATCATACACCATATATAGAAAAGTAACAAATGATTTATCAGTTTATTCAGGCTTACCCTGAAATTTCAAAGGGTGGAAGTTTCTGGCCATGTTGGCCAACCTTTCTTAGAATTAAACGTGTGATAGTTTCACATGTTTCACAAAGGTTTCCTTCTGCTGACATATGTTGACATGTTCACTTGTAACTGTGAGGTTGTTTTGTTGCTAAAGCTCCCAAGTTCGGTATGGTTATGGCTGATTTATAATTGTGTAGAATTTACTTTCAATAAAATATGGCCCTTTGGAGAGCTTGTGGGGCTACTGTAGATAGAAAATTGAGCTCACATGGGTCTACAGTGGTCCCACACTGGGCCCCGTCAAGGCCCCACCTGGGCCAAGTTGTGTGGAGCCTACATGTGCCCCACATTTAGTGATTTGAGGGTTTGCTGTTAGTCCACAGTAAACCAAGCAGAACAGGCCCCAGGTAGGACCCACTAGCCTGGGTATGGCTAGCttgaaatattttacaatatagGGTTCTATAGAGAGCTGTAGTACATTTATTCAAGTACTATGCCATTTTGAGATGCTTCAGCTTGAGTATTTTCCTCGCATTTTCTGAGGCCTTATACTTCCACTACATTTCAGAGGTAAATATTGTAATTtacatttatcttttttatattattgtaacctaaaatatattttacataaaatatACCATCAGTTCTTCTGTCACAGATGAAAAGCAGCAATAGACAGTATGACTACTTCTATAAAGATAGGCAGGGATCTGGCAACTCTGGACGAAGAAGACCACCAGTTTCCCCAAAGAGTGAGGTTTATTTAGATGGTCAGACTGGTATGCAGTACAGATTTGTAGTTGTATGTTTTTTactcattgtcttttttttcaatggcttgttggtttttgtttgaaaaatctTTTATTGGTTGGATTCAGTAAAGGATGCATGGAGGCGATAATTAAAGTAATCAGTGTCTCTTTAATTTACAGtctcaaagaaaaaaattgttacaacaaacaaaaacaaacaaaaaaaacagtattcCTATGATCATCTTTAAACAATTAAATGGAAATCTCAATCTGTTGGCCTGTATTGTAAAAGTAAGACCAGTGCAACAAGGCACACAAAAGACATAATTAAATTGTATCTCAGACAAATGACATCATTTTCTTGTATCTAGACCAGATACACACATATTCTAAGTCATattgttgttgtatttgttcAAAATGACAGACTACactttttcagctgttttttttcagtaataTAGTAACAATGCTGCACACAATATACACACTAAGTCATGACAAACACCCATAGAAATACTTCAAAGTCTATGGTAATCAAGACAAACCATCTGTTACAAAGGAAATCAAACTCCAGCCTAGCCAAGTACAAAAACTACAATGAAGATCTACGGAGGGAAAAAATTTAATTTCTTGTAGTATTATACATTGAATCGGCATCAAAAGGTCAAGCAAAAGCTAttgttaagaaaaacaaaatgtctgaCTGAAAATGTTATAAAGAGCATGTTAACCCTGCAGAGTTGGTCCCCTTGATggtcatacttttttttttttttttcctttttctttaatgACAACATAACATGGGCATTACAGTGTGCTGACTGCTGTCATGTTGATCCAGATGAGACGCATCTTTCAGGACTAATGGATGGGGCATTGATATTGTAAAAAAAGAGTTTGcagtaaatctttttttttttttttaactttcacaAGTATAAGGCACGATCTGATTGTCAATCTGAAGTTAGTTTCTCATCCTGCTCATCTCAATGAGAAATGTCTAAGTGTTACAGAAATGCTGCATGAAAGAATTCAAATCCAAAAATCAAAAGGAAaggacattttaaaaaaaaaactgtcattttAGATCAACTTTCATAAGAAATGCCCATATAAACAGTGCTTCTACTAGTCACAATCTGTATCCAGGAGATGGTTATTATGTCAAGTTTAAGTAAGAAACCTGCCCTGAAGACTGATGCAATagttttaaaacatttgaaTCTGCATTTATTAAACCATTTATCCTGGATGAAATCATTTATTCAGATCCTATAACAACACCAAAGTCTATTAAGACTGCTTAAGTATTCTCCCGATCAATTTCTGCCTTTTTGTGGTCCTGCTCTGTCTCCTTCCCCTCCTTGCCACTGTGCTCCCTGTTGTTCTGGAACTTATCAAACGCCCATTTGGAGCTATTCATGATGGCGTTGCCAGTGGCTTTGCGGACAATGAATCGTGTCCTTCCACGGGGGATGCTTCCCTGTGCTTGCCCTCTGTTGTCCATCCACTTGCACTCGGACTCTCCATCTCTGTCATCATGCTAAAGTTTAAAAGAAGCAAAGATATGTCAAGGACATAAGAGATTAATAAAGTTGGGCATGCGGTTCCACAAGACACCACAAGGCTGATTTTAATGAAACTAGGAATAGGAGGCATGAATAAAGAAAGGAACAACCCTACCAAGTAGTATTTTTTGTTCTTGGGAGTAAACTCTGGGTCCCAGTCTTCACTTTTAGGGTCTACTGCCACTTTcacagggttagtgtgtgaACTGTTTTCCTGATAACTCACTTTGTTCCAGCCTCTTCCACGGATTCGTATTTGCTGTAattaggagaaaaaaatataagAACCCGAAAAAGAGAGACAACACAgggcaaactgaaaaaaaatcaaactcacaaatcctccacGCGACCAGCCTCCTTCAGCCGGTCTTGGTGACTCTCTTTGACTCAGCCAAGCCCTGTCGTAGACTTCATCTTTTGACTCAGGCTTGTCATGAGGTAAACTTTCATCTTTATGAGATTTGGAGGACGAAGAAGATGAGGATGAACTGGAGCGAGAGCGCTTCTTATCGCTTTTCCTACCAAGGGGAATGAAAATCCTGTCATGCCCAGATATTTATGTTGCAACCTATGTGAACAGAactattcaaaataattccGGAAAGTTTCAATTTTTAAGTACAAGGCAGTTGCACGTACTTCTGTCTCTTGCAGTATTTGGAGACATTTTCCTCGGATCTCTCCCTGCTAAAATCTGGGGAACCTTTCATATCTCTTCCCCGATCCTGATTATAATCTCTTTCATGGGTGGAATATTTTTTACGACGCTCTATGTCCAAACGAAGGTCCATTGGGTCACCCTTCACTTTTTCCCCGCCGTCCTGAGCAAATCAAAACACAGAACACAATGTCGTGGACAGACTTTGAATTAGCATGAAGACTCCACGAGTCAGCTCTCTGCCAAGCTGGAGTGTAGACTAAATAGAGCAGTCCAtgggaaaaagggaaaaatctgTTTGACAGCCAACTGGCCAGAATAACACAGAGCCATTCTGGTGTGAATTTTCCAGTGCAGTTAAACGGCCAAAAATAGCAGTTTAACCTGTTTAAAGTATTTCCTGAACAATTCTCCAAAGCAGATGTTtacacaatgatttttttttctttttttttttttttaagcctccCAGGCAGCTATTTGATAATGATATGAAAATCAACTTGAAAAGACTTAAGATTTACCTTGGCTAAACAATCCATCACCATAGACTCCATTCATATGACTGTTTTTGAAGAAATTCTCACTGGTGTGTTCGACTGCTTCTGGACATGCCAGTATCACAGTTTTGAGGCAAAATATTGCACAAACTCATTTCACATCATCTTCGCTTGTCTTCCATGTTTTTAAAATACTTCAAGAAGATGATTCCAGGGCTTCAGAAAAGTATATTAAGTCTTTTCAAAACACAActgtaggggaaaaaaaaaaaaaagatggatctCCTGCTTCAAGCTGATTAAGTTGATTATCATACCATCGTGATACAGTAAACAGACTACATTAGCTGCATGGAGGGTTGGAAACCAGCCTTAAAACTTTGAAAGATGCTTTGGGAAATATACCAGTTTGAATGCACTGTATAGGTATTTGGTCAAGGCATGCAAAACCCACCAGTATGGCTTATCGGCAAAAGTCAAGAACAAGGAAATCTGATTGTTCATGCTGATTTACATTTACTCGGTTCTTAGTAATGTTTGCTCTTTTGTGCTCAAAAGTTCAGTTGATGTGTCCATGTGAGACAGAGAAGTGCTATAAAGGATGATTCAGAATGTTAAGCATGGAAATAAAAGCACATGTGCCTGAAGTGCTTGCTGTTGGTTATTTCcggtcttttttttatttctattgttattcattttttttcttttaaggaaTACTTACGAAGATATTTGTTTAGAGTCCTTTGGACAGCTTTGTCACAGAGGCTTCCATTTCTGACCATGTTTCATTCATTTAGCCTCGGTCAAGCTTTTGCTCACAATACAAACAATTTGCCACGTGAGGCGatacaacaaacaacaaagtcaaagagccttcttttttttttttcatttctgagaCTTTGACCATTTCCCCTCATGGAAAGCCACAGGCAGTCTAAAGGCATCTGGCTCACTCGCTTGTTTGCTGTTGTTTGTCCGACATGTTTCATACCGCAAAGTGTTCAGTCACCTTGTAAGTGCCATCCTCTGAGCTTTTCATCGCCTCATAAAGTTGAGGGTGTTTCTTAAAAGCACTTGGTGAAACATCAATTCGCCTgcgagaaagaaacacagtttAGGCAAGAGAATTAAGATGGCTCATGATAAATAGCCATACGTCCAAAAACCAACCAAATAGAGCTACACTGAACTGGGAAGGCTACATAatacagagaaagagggaagaaAAACTGCAGGGAAAATAAAACTGACCTCCACCAAGCATGAGAACTAATAAGCCAAGATGGCCTGTTGTTTATCAGATAGGAAAGGTGAAAGAAATACCTGAAAGCTGTTAAAAGAAGACGTGAAGCCACAGCACACTGAAGGTGAGAGGGTCACTCAATCAAGGCGACTCTACCTGTGTATCTCTGGGCTTTTTCTTGGCTTCATCATTTCCTCCTGTGCAGCTTGTCTTTGGTACAAGGTGAATCGCTCGTTTAGAGTCATGCCAGATGACTGAAAGTGCTGGGCTGAGAGGGTAAACGGTAAGAAATAAGATGCTAAGGCTACATCTGGATTCACGTGTTAGGCTGTAGTGGATAATGCTGCCTTTACTTCCATGTGTCCTGCATTGTGTGCAAAAACGGTTTCCTAATTGATTTTCTGGGAATTTGTCTCTGTAACTGCCAAATCCACCGTTTAGTTTCACATTCCTCTTAAAACATCATATAATATGCTCCTtcttttttctgaaaaatgtaGTTAAGCTGTAGTTTGCCACTGACCGAAAAGTTGAATTGCTCAtgatttgtgatgcaaataAAAGTTTGTGTATTTCTAAAACATTTATTGCTTTGTTCATAAGCAGAAAATATGCGTAAATTACGGCGAGACACAGTGTAGCAACATACGACTCACCTTTGATGTGGTGTACAATGGCGACAATGTGTTGAGCAAACAGCTCAGAGGGACTCCTCTGTGATGGAGCAGCCTGAACGTGCTGAAAGATTGAGCGAAACTCCTGATCCTTTTTTGAGGCCTGCACGAGGTCCTGAGACAGCTGCCGCTCTTCAGCTAAAATATCTGACGAGCTGAAATGATAACaaatatgaattaaaaaaaaccaacaacaacacATTCTTTAGTCCCATGCTCTTCTTTACAACAAAGTAGGTTGTAATATTGTTGTTCAATTACAACCCTGTTTCCAAAAGAGATGGAACGTTGCATAAAATGTAAAGTGAAAACAGTTTACATTTTAAACGAATGATAAGCAAATCAGTCAAAGCTCATCTGTACTTGGAATAAAGAAAGGACACTAAATTTAAGTCATTGAAACTCAACACCTACTGTTTTTTACTGAAAAAACGTCTCATAAATGTTTGGGTTAATCATTAAATACTCAAATACATTACTGGGTATAACAAGAGCATCCCAGAGAGTCCTGAGTCTGTTATAAGTGAAGATGAGGCGGAGACGCAGTTCTTTTGTGGAAATCACTGCGCAGGCCAGAAGCACTTCTGAAAACCAGTATCAGTGATCACTGATAAAATGTGTTCATTGCTGCCTTCTCTGGGCCACATCTCATTTAAGATGGAGGTGAATTGGAAGCCTTGAGTCGTCAaatattttaaaattctttttggaaatcatggataCCAATCGTCCAGGCTAGAGTGGAGGGTGACCATCTGGTTTGTTGTCAGCGCACAGTTCCAAAGCTGTGCGATGGTATAGGTGTGCTGTGGTGCACCTCGCATGGGTAACTCGGACACCTGTGAAGGTACCATTAACACTGAACAAAATGTACATGGTCGGAGCAACATATGCGGCCATCTAGGCCAGTAGGGAAAAATAATATGGTTTACAGTCTAGAGCTGTGTGAATAGCTATCGATGTGTTTTTTGTATAAATTGCACACATCTATTGTTGAGAATGAGACTATCAAGTTAATGCATCGTCCTGGATCACACACGTGCAAAGACGCTCTTCTTGTCCAAATTTGAAATAACTAACTAATTTTGAGTTAGAAATGTGTCAAAAAGGACACCTCCAAAATTTCTACTGCGGACGACAGTCCAGTGGTACCAGTTTACTTGGCGCTGCACTGCAACTTTCTTGGGAACAGGGTTGTAGATGACATTCAAACATTGAAcactttaaattattaaatgatGCTCACCTCATCAGGCTATCTCCAAGGAGATCCATCCTTACATTAACTTTTGCTTCTGGTTTCCTTGAGGACATGAGAGGTGAGCCCTCTCCTCTCATCATAAACATCTCTCTGTCAGAGTTCCGCCTTAGTAATGGTGCAGAAGATGCCACAGAGGGAGAGCTTGCCAACTTCCTTGTTTTGCCACTCATATCTGGGGACAATTCTTCAAATCTTTCTGTTAACTCCCTCTTAGCAAGAGCAGCAGAGATGGCTGCTGCTTTATCCTTTCCACTGAGATGTGTCTCCCCTGCCATGGCATCAAGTTCACCATTAGCAAACTGCGAGTAGGCTGCATTCTGCCACTTGCCAAAGCACTCTTCAATAAGCTTGTGGGCTGAACGAGTGACCTTGCTCTTTGGCTTAGCTGTCTCGTCACCATTGTACCAGTCTTTAAGTGATTTTGAAGGAGGCTTGGTGATCATctcatcctcttcctccccctcaGCAGACAGAAATGGAGAGGCTTTCAAAAAGCTGCTCAGAGACACCTCATCGTCGATGTCACTGTACTTTCTTGACACCGAGTCAGAGATAACTGCTGATGCTTTGCTATTTACGTTCCCCTTTTCCATATCCACATCCttggtttctgtgctgttgcCATTTTCCCGAGCAGATTtagcctttttgttttgctcCTCCAAAAACCTGAACAGTGAAAAAAGATAAAGAGCTGTAGCTAACGAGGCATGCTACTTGAAAGACGAACAACTGCAACATTGAAATTAGAATAGTTTAAAACAACAAAGTATGAGAATAAAgaattattttttcaaaatgcaAAATGGTTTCAGTCCCTCTAAATCCCTGAACATTAGTGCACAATGTAATAAGAGCTACAGTTTACTTAAAACTTAGATAGAAATGACAAAATGACTGTGATTAAACAGAAGAAACGATCACCAACTTATGGATTACGAGTAAAATTGGCCTTACTTCCTAAAGGCAATGGAGATTGCCATTTTATCTCCATCCAGGTATTCCTCAGTGGAGAAGAAGTCAAAGCTGGAAAGCATTGGATTTAGACCTTcatgtgaggttttttttgctGAGGATGTACCACATGCTTTCTGCCACGTGGGGGCGCCATTGCTGGTGTCATTTGTGACTTTAGTGGCGCTAGACTGACTAGTAGTTTGGCTACCCTGGCCTACGGTGAGGGTAGAGCCAGCAAGGGGACTGTTTTTCTTCAGACTGCTGCTGCATTCCGTCAGGCTGTGCCAGCTCCCCTCAGTTTTCCCACCGCCTGCACCTTCTCTAGCGTCTCCTGCCAGTAACTCAACATGCTCTGCTGGCTCCTCATCTACGCCTCCTTCCTTTTGGACTTCCTTGGAGACTACTTGCTCCTCTTTGACATCTTTGGAGTTTTGGTTAGCCAGCAGCGAGGCTGGCCTGCATTTGGGGGAGGAGGAGTGTGATGAGGAGGAAGAATGCTGTGAGTGTCTGGATAGAGGAGAAGAGGATCTGTCAGAGCGGTGAGAGTGCGCCTGAGGAGGGCTTCCTGAGCGTTTCTGCAGGTTGTGCGATCGTCCTCGTGAGTGGTTTaacaactgctgctgctgctgctgctgttgttgttgctggtgctgctgttgctgtttttgAGGATGCTGCTTATAATTCTTCCAGTTGGGGCGATAGtagtagttgttgttgttgttgttgtaaccGCCACCCCCACGCTGGTAGCGACCACGAGGAAAATGGCCCCGTCCTCGGCCCCTGAAGTTGTAGGGCCTCCGGAAGCCGCGGTGATAACCCCGGAACTCCCGGTTGTTCTGGTATCCCCTCGGGTATTTCTTCTCTCGGTTATAAAATGGAGAATGAGACCTTGACCGAGACCTAGAGCTATGAAAAACGCAGACAAAAAGACAGCATGTGGTGATATTCAAAAGAGTTGGTTTCAAAACATTTCTGCCAGGGTgccctgaaaaaaaaatgaaaggacaatttatttaaatctttaattcTACAGTAACGGCAC
This window harbors:
- the thrap3a gene encoding uncharacterized protein thrap3a isoform X1, yielding MSRSTKSASRSRSHSRSRSRSRYTSRSRSRSRSQSRSRKHRYSSRSRSRSHSPFYNREKKYPRGYQNNREFRGYHRGFRRPYNFRGRGRGHFPRGRYQRGGGGYNNNNNNYYYRPNWKNYKQHPQKQQQQHQQQQQQQQQQQLLNHSRGRSHNLQKRSGSPPQAHSHRSDRSSSPLSRHSQHSSSSSHSSSPKCRPASLLANQNSKDVKEEQVVSKEVQKEGGVDEEPAEHVELLAGDAREGAGGGKTEGSWHSLTECSSSLKKNSPLAGSTLTVGQGSQTTSQSSATKVTNDTSNGAPTWQKACGTSSAKKTSHEGLNPMLSSFDFFSTEEYLDGDKMAISIAFRKFLEEQNKKAKSARENGNSTETKDVDMEKGNVNSKASAVISDSVSRKYSDIDDEVSLSSFLKASPFLSAEGEEEDEMITKPPSKSLKDWYNGDETAKPKSKVTRSAHKLIEECFGKWQNAAYSQFANGELDAMAGETHLSGKDKAAAISAALAKRELTERFEELSPDMSGKTRKLASSPSVASSAPLLRRNSDREMFMMRGEGSPLMSSRKPEAKVNVRMDLLGDSLMSSSDILAEERQLSQDLVQASKKDQEFRSIFQHVQAAPSQRSPSELFAQHIVAIVHHIKAQHFQSSGMTLNERFTLYQRQAAQEEMMKPRKSPEIHRRIDVSPSAFKKHPQLYEAMKSSEDGTYKDGGEKVKGDPMDLRLDIERRKKYSTHERDYNQDRGRDMKGSPDFSRERSEENVSKYCKRQKKSDKKRSRSSSSSSSSSSKSHKDESLPHDKPESKDEVYDRAWLSQRESPRPAEGGWSRGGFQIRIRGRGWNKVSYQENSSHTNPVKVAVDPKSEDWDPEFTPKNKKYYLHDDRDGESECKWMDNRGQAQGSIPRGRTRFIVRKATGNAIMNSSKWAFDKFQNNREHSGKEGKETEQDHKKAEIDRENT
- the thrap3a gene encoding uncharacterized protein thrap3a isoform X3, whose amino-acid sequence is MSRSTKSASRSRSHSRSRSRSRYTSRSRSRSRSQSRSRKHRYSSRSRSRSHSPFYNREKKYPRGYQNNREFRGYHRGFRRPYNFRGRGRGHFPRGRYQRGGGGYNNNNNNYYYRPNWKNYKQHPQKQQQQHQQQQQQQQQQQLLNHSRGRSHNLQKRSGSPPQAHSHRSDRSSSPLSRHSQHSSSSSHSSSPKCRPASLLANQNSKDVKEEQVVSKEVQKEGGVDEEPAEHVELLAGDAREGAGGGKTEGSWHSLTECSSSLKKNSPLAGSTLTVGQGSQTTSQSSATKVTNDTSNGAPTWQKACGTSSAKKTSHEGLNPMLSSFDFFSTEEYLDGDKMAISIAFRKFLEEQNKKAKSARENGNSTETKDVDMEKGNVNSKASAVISDSVSRKYSDIDDEVSLSSFLKASPFLSAEGEEEDEMITKPPSKSLKDWYNGDETAKPKSKVTRSAHKLIEECFGKWQNAAYSQFANGELDAMAGETHLSGKDKAAAISAALAKRELTERFEELSPDMSGKTRKLASSPSVASSAPLLRRNSDREMFMMRGEGSPLMSSRKPEAKVNVRMDLLGDSLMSSSDILAEERQLSQDLVQASKKDQEFRSIFQHVQAAPSQRSPSELFAQHIVAIVHHIKAQHFQSSGMTLNERFTLYQRQAAQEEMMKPRKSPEIHRRIDVSPSAFKKHPQLYEAMKSSEDGTYKDGGEKVKGDPMDLRLDIERRKKYSTHERDYNQDRGRDMKGSPDFSRERSEENVSKYCKRQKKSDKKRSRSSSSSSSSSSKSHKDESLPHDKPESKDEVYDRAWLSQRESPRPAEGGWSRGGFQIRIRGRGWNKHDDRDGESECKWMDNRGQAQGSIPRGRTRFIVRKATGNAIMNSSKWAFDKFQNNREHSGKEGKETEQDHKKAEIDRENT
- the thrap3a gene encoding uncharacterized protein thrap3a isoform X2, encoding MKKHTSSRSRSRSHSPFYNREKKYPRGYQNNREFRGYHRGFRRPYNFRGRGRGHFPRGRYQRGGGGYNNNNNNYYYRPNWKNYKQHPQKQQQQHQQQQQQQQQQQLLNHSRGRSHNLQKRSGSPPQAHSHRSDRSSSPLSRHSQHSSSSSHSSSPKCRPASLLANQNSKDVKEEQVVSKEVQKEGGVDEEPAEHVELLAGDAREGAGGGKTEGSWHSLTECSSSLKKNSPLAGSTLTVGQGSQTTSQSSATKVTNDTSNGAPTWQKACGTSSAKKTSHEGLNPMLSSFDFFSTEEYLDGDKMAISIAFRKFLEEQNKKAKSARENGNSTETKDVDMEKGNVNSKASAVISDSVSRKYSDIDDEVSLSSFLKASPFLSAEGEEEDEMITKPPSKSLKDWYNGDETAKPKSKVTRSAHKLIEECFGKWQNAAYSQFANGELDAMAGETHLSGKDKAAAISAALAKRELTERFEELSPDMSGKTRKLASSPSVASSAPLLRRNSDREMFMMRGEGSPLMSSRKPEAKVNVRMDLLGDSLMSSSDILAEERQLSQDLVQASKKDQEFRSIFQHVQAAPSQRSPSELFAQHIVAIVHHIKAQHFQSSGMTLNERFTLYQRQAAQEEMMKPRKSPEIHRRIDVSPSAFKKHPQLYEAMKSSEDGTYKDGGEKVKGDPMDLRLDIERRKKYSTHERDYNQDRGRDMKGSPDFSRERSEENVSKYCKRQKKSDKKRSRSSSSSSSSSSKSHKDESLPHDKPESKDEVYDRAWLSQRESPRPAEGGWSRGGFQIRIRGRGWNKVSYQENSSHTNPVKVAVDPKSEDWDPEFTPKNKKYYLHDDRDGESECKWMDNRGQAQGSIPRGRTRFIVRKATGNAIMNSSKWAFDKFQNNREHSGKEGKETEQDHKKAEIDRENT